Proteins encoded by one window of Rutidosis leptorrhynchoides isolate AG116_Rl617_1_P2 chromosome 7, CSIRO_AGI_Rlap_v1, whole genome shotgun sequence:
- the LOC139859741 gene encoding uncharacterized protein, whose translation MSSTSSPNKEYLMQVLDIIDSEAFESENEAESSNKRRYIDREHEAAHLRLITDYFVEAYGDTPDLFEEYLQMSEWTCRESLMNFCKCIIDLYKDEYMREPTTDDIIRLYDAHEDIHGLPGMIGSIDCMHWAWGKCFVA comes from the exons ATGTCCTCAACATCATCGCCTAACAAAGAGTATTTGATGCAAGTGCTCGATATAATAGACAGCGAGGCGTTTGAAAGTGAAAATGAGGCGGAAAGTTCAAACAAACGTCGTTACATAGACCGTGAACATGAAGCCGCACATTTACGTCTTATTACCGACTATTTTGTTGAAG CTTATGGTGATACTCCCGATCTTTTTGAGGAGTACTTGCAAATGTCGGAATGGACATGTCGTGAATCGCTAATGAACTTCTGTAAGTGTATTATTGATTTATATAAAGATGAATATATGAGAGAGCCTACCACGGATGATATAATACGATTGTATGACGCTCACGAAGATATTCATGGTTTACCTGGAATGATCGGAAGcatagattgtatgcattgggcatgGGGAAAATGTTTCGTTGCATGA